tcagctctatttcaggtactgctctcccaagtgctcatcaagatgtgatggatgaccaaactagcgttggcctatgttacaccaaacgtaagttccagtaggtacaggcagggttcagcattagctctatcttgggtactgctctcccaagtgctcatcaagatgtaacggatgaccaaaatagcgttggcctacgttgcaccaaacctgagttccactaggtacagctagcgttcagcatcagctctatttcaggtactgctctcccaagtgctcatcaagatgtgacggatgatcaaaatagcgttggcctatgttgcaccaaacctgagttccactaggtacagctagcgttcagcatcagctctatttcaggtactgctctcccaagtgctcatcaagatgtgacggatgaccaaaatagcgtgggcctatgttgcaccaaacctgagttccagtaggtacagccagggttcagcatcagctctatcttggatactgcgttcccaagtgctcatcaagatgtaacggatgaccaaaatagcgtggacctatgttgcaccaaacctgagttccactaggtacagccagggttcagcatcagctctatcttgggtactgctctcccaagtacctcatcaagatgtgacggatgaccaaaatagcgtgggcgtatgttgcaccaaacctgagttccactaggtacagccagggttcagcatcagctccatcttgggtactactctcccaaaggctcatcaaggcgtgtcggatgaccaaatcagtgtgtgcatatgttgcaccaggcctgagttccactaggtacagccagggttcagcatcagctccatcttgggtactactttcccaaaggctcatcaaggcgtgtcggatgaccaaaacagtgtgtacatatgttgcaccaagcaaaacgcctatgtctgacggagccttaatacagctgagaccagctgagggttcttcatcagatacttcagaccttcgaaattgacatcaaatgaagcggcccaccaattttaatattttttgtaaaggcggtatgtcgatctccaatagtttggttgggctcttgtgttttctaatcagggtcaccagatactccagatcttcgattatcctagtttttatagttttccctttatgtggccattaaaccctaactctgtaccatatttcagctctctgagtttatgggaagtactagttctattctgatgatcataagtgagtgagtgtgtgtcataaatgcgaaactttgctttcgcttaacttcggaactaaatgacctacagacttgaaattttggattttaagtatgtgattatagcttactggatgacgaaaatttctgcgttctggtcttatccagaggttctcaaatagggacctgaaaatgcggcgaaatggttccagtaaaggatggtacggcagtgtttgcttcgcgctcgacttggcgggggcactgccgtgccccccgatTTTAATTTCTTTGCGAAAAACTTATTTGTTATTAAAGCTCTACTATAGAATCCTTGTAAATCCATTCGTGTTTTCGCTAGATGCGCTTTCCAGAATCGCATTTTTAACGACAGCCATACTTACTGTACCTATGCCTTCTCGCCTACTTTACTAATCCTGTTATCGCCgactttataagtttataactgatactaaaatgacGTTCATTTGCCCTTATTATGTACGACCGATTGCTCATTTTAGGCAAATAGATTATCGAAtagtaaatacttaaataggcCAATCGAACTATCATTTTAGTATCCGGGATACAAAAAACAGAGCTTTGGCAATGCTTATtgacacattcactgcccccaatcagtggcggatttgcagtctttgccgccctaggccccaggccctgtagccgccccttacTCAGCACCCAtaatattgactacattttgagttatttcttgttatcatcagcgaattttttgtcacaatttgccgccttagacccgggcctacttggccttagggcaaatccgccactgcccccaatgcacatgtgcgttcaccgccatacaagtttgttcctaggccactccccctggcagtgaatgcgttaaatcGCACATAGGTAATCGTTGATTACAAAAAGTAAAGTAGCTCAAAGGGTAGCTACACGCTCTATACTTATCGCCGATGTATAGAGCGCATAGTACTTAGTTATCAGCCAAAGACGTGCAAATCCCACTATAGCTATATTTTCATTGTTATCTATTGGATACtattgggtccttacctatgaaattggcgtttttgttcatagatataagtctgatcctcgttttttttttttttacaaaagtacatacacaattacaataaaactacaatatgatttcgccaaactgcttgacagcaattaattgttattttttattgttaagtgttcagaattaagccttgaaaataggtcttttcatgtgctgtcggttcgagtattaaaattacttatatttttctaatggtaccaattttcaagaaatggagatattgaaaacataccttaaaggtgtcaaaaattactggaaaaattttgtttggtttgaattagccatcaaaaaaatatccgcaaaattaattgtatggaaattcgtgtttcgttgaaattctccgaacaaaacgccaatttcataggtaatgacctaatatttcgATTACGGTGTACAATCGAGGAACAATTTTATCCGTCAGCGACGTTTTCTGTTTAGGTGCATGCTTCACTTTGTCGTCACTTTCTAGTGAAAAAAAACGTCGCTAATGGATAAAATCACTAGCCAAATTGAGCCAAATATTGttcttgaaaaaaaattgtaaattgaATTTCTGGATAAATATTGAtaattatagctggtcaagcagatcttgtcagtagaaaaaggcggcaaattcgaaaaatgtaggcgcgaagggatatcttctcatagaaaatttgaatttcgcgcctttttctactgacaagatctgcttgaccagctataatatTCCGTTTTTGCACCTACACGTaataactaaatataaaatgacTCTCACAGACAACACGTAAAGGTTGACAAGTAATTAGGCCACCAGTTTTCAATTACTTATTAATTTTCTTTTGGGTTTGAGAGGAGAAATTTCATGAATAAAATTATATGCTGGAAATAGTAATTCAATAGCAATAGCGTTTGAATGGTTAGTAATCATCAAATGAGTGTTTCAAAGCAAAAATCAAATATTGGTGAGGATATTTTATTCCATAATACAGCATAAGACAAACCGGAATGTCACATTtcgcattttcaatattttttgattctcatatcatatcataaaaataaaaaaagactATTCACCACACGAGCCACAGTGTATCCTTGGATATTAGGTTTTAACAATTTCttctaaattattataaaaatgctAAGTTATAATTAATTGTGTAAGAGCTGAAGATTCTGAGCACTGTTTCCCTGTAGGTAGAAACACTTCTCAAAATGACACCATGTTTatctaatacatacatatacctaaGTTACAAGAATAATCTCGGTTCGCCGTGAGATAACTGTAAATGCAGACTCCTCACGACTGGCCGCCATCAACCGTCGATCGGAACTATCGTAATGGAAATACATAACAGCTTAATCTACCTCGTTAActccaaaaaataaactatcATCATACAGTAAGTCGTTCAAATAAGTGGAATATGCACAAAACTGGTGACACCACCATACAATTGAGAGGAGCACGTGAAAAATTGTTATAGTAAAAAGTCAAAGCGATGTGAACAGGCTACCGGCGGGCCTCAGTCCCGCCCGCCTCCCCGGTCCGATAGAATCAAAGTCAGCAGGTATGAAGTAACTTTAAATACTTTATTACGACAACTTAATCAACATTATAGTACACATACAAAACATGTTATACTGTGATTCGTTTTATCACGTGTTAGCTACATACCTATCCACATCACGATGCGCGACACAAAAGTGTCGCATCTTCTCGTTTActgataattattaattataaacaaaattgtatttttgCATAAACTTTACACGCTATATTTTGTTCAACGTCGTCAGGGATCGAGCAGCCAGCGCGGGCGAGAGAGATAACGTCCCGCGCACGATGCGAGCTCGGTCGCGAGCCGACGACGTATCAGTAAGTAATACATTTATGATTCCGCACATAATACATCGTATTTATAGCAAATAAAGTTAAGATATCTTAAACCATAGTCTCTTTCAGTGTTGTGTGTGTGGGGCACGTTAGCGGCTGGCGTTCTTGAGCTGGTTGGAGAGCCAGTCGAGCCCCTCGTACAGCCCGTCGCCCGACGTGGCGCACGTGGCCTGGATGTACCAGTTGCGGTTGCGCAGCGAGTGCAGCCCCAGCTTGTCCGTGATCTCCGCCGCGTTCATCGCGTTCGGCAGGTCCTACAACACGCAACGAACAAGTGCTAACAAACATCAACACGACAAATCACTTGGAAGTCTTCTAAACTCACCACTGCGTCTATTAAATAGGACACGGTTTTTTGTTCAAATGTTCTAAAGATTATCTCTATTATATTAAAAATCATAATTGCAAATTTGAGCTATCaaaatataacattttaatttattctATTGTTTGATTCCTGCCTActcaaataaatgttataatacttataatgtttCTGTACATGAAAGTAAATTATCAGCTTGATATGTACATAGTTTTAGGTGCTAGTTTTAGGGATATAATTTAGTCTACTACTAAGGTCATTTTCGAAGCTTAGAAAATGTcctgtattttatatttttcaaaaagTATGTCTAAGCTAGACCAAATCAGGAATACGCGTTATAATCCTTCTGGTTTCATTGGATCACCTCGTATAATTACCTGTTTGTTAGCGAAGATCAGCAGCACTGCATCCCGCAGTTCGTCTTCACTCAACATTCGCATGAGCTCTTCGCGGGCCTCGCCGATACGCTCCCGATCATTACTGTCTACTACGAAGATGAGACCCTGAAATCAACGAACATTCGTTCAAATCATGATATGTCGTAAGCGTAACATGGGGCGAGATGGCACACTGAGTGGGGAGCAAAACTGGCAACAAGTGCCAATTCTTCCACATGGACAGAAGtcgttaaaataataatcagacatagaagtttttgtggcaaaaacgagtgtttgagaaaatgaaacatcgataaatctgttatcgataagtcaAAGGTTGATTAATTTAACTTTTACTTACTGTAGGTAAGTTACCGAaaaatttcaataatgcaaatcaattacaaagcggtacataatttctttattgcATATATTTAACACTTAAACAGtgccaaaagaatagaaaactaccaatatatcaaaagagaagatgatatcgaacgtgttgtgtatttcgcggtagctatgttcttataaaatgtaataaatatctaagtatAACATTAACGTAACATCGATAACAAACATCGATATTGtattttgtcaatcactttattttgccacaaaaacttctatgtctgataATAATCTTTTTGGATACAAAATGCAACTTTAAAACATCGCCAAAAAACATCAACACAAAACATCGCCTGCCATGCTCTTTACCGTTTAAATCTGAGCAGTTACCTATGATTTTGGCACGCTTTAAGACAGATATTTTCATATCAAGTACGTGACCCGATAATTATTATAAACGTTTCGGAATTAAAGTTAATGAAAACGCTATACGTGTGAAAGTGATAACGATAGTATTTCTTTCTTTtaactatatatatattatatattattttatttcatttgaatatgGGGTTTcattgtctgaaataaatgaattttattttatttatttttaatacataatTTTAAGACAAGTATAAAAACATGttatcaaagaaaaaaaaaacgggatgcactccgggagtgccgacagaagtgaaaactcaatgactagtccaaaatgtctgaagcactatgtataattgacccctcctcctttctattgaaaaactttagttccgaaattgctggccagtgagcttaaatttgtagcgttaattgtttaaaattcaaatagaaattgtaaagttaccttgcagacctcgcatctaaatatatttggtcatgatattttgagttttattcaccagtactagtttactttt
The genomic region above belongs to Cydia splendana chromosome 13, ilCydSple1.2, whole genome shotgun sequence and contains:
- the LOC134796062 gene encoding ADP-ribosylation factor 1 translates to MGNMFANLFKGLFGKKEMRILMVGLDAAGKTTILYKLKLGEIVTTIPTIGFNVETVEYKNISFTVWDVGGQDKIRPLWRHYFQNTQGLIFVVDSNDRERIGEAREELMRMLSEDELRDAVLLIFANKQDLPNAMNAAEITDKLGLHSLRNRNWYIQATCATSGDGLYEGLDWLSNQLKNASR